The region CACGTGCTCACTCCCCGCCTCCGCGGCGGCGGCAAGGGCCAGCAGCGCGTCGGCCGTCCCGGCCAGCGGCCGAACGTCCCGCACCTCCGGCCGCCCACGCGTCACCGTGCCGGTCTTGTCCAGCGCGACCGCGTCGACCTCGGCGAGCGTCTCGACGACCGTCGCGTCCTTGAGCAGCACCCCGCGCCGCCCGGCGACGGCGATCGCCGCGAGCAGCGGCGGCATCGTCGCCAGGACGATCGCGCACGGCGAGGCGACGATCATGAAGGTCATCGCCCGGAGCAGGGTCTCGCGCAGATCCGCGCCGAACGCGAGCGGGACTGCGAGCAGCGCCAGCGCGCCCACCACGACCAGCACGGAGTAGCGCCGCTCGACCCGCTCCACGAAGAGCTGCCGCCGCGACTTCGTCTCCGCGGCCCGCCTCACCTGCGCCGCGATCCCCGCGACGAGCGTGTCCGCGGGGTCCTTGTCGACCCGGACCCGGATGCTCCCGGTCCCGTTGACCGTCCCCGCGTGCACCTCGTCGCCGGCGCGGCGGCGCACCGGCAGCGGTTCCCCGGTGAGGCTCGCGGTGTCGATCTCGGTGACGCCGTCGACCACGGTGCCGTCCGCCGGGACCCGCTCGCCCGGCCGGACCACCACCTCGTCCCCGACGGCCAGGTCCGCGGCCCGGACCTGCTGCTCGCCGCCGAGGCCGACCCGGGTCGCGGTCTCCGGCGCCAGGTCGAGCAGCCCGGTGATGCCCGCGCGGGTGCGCGCCGTCATGACCGCCTCCAGCGCGCCCGAGCTCGCGAAGATGACGATCAGCAGCGCCCCGTCCAGGTACTGGCCGATCGCGGCCGCCCCCAGCGCGGCGACGATCATCAGCAGGTCGACGTCCAGGGTCCGTTCCCGCAGCGCCCGCAGTCCCTCCAGGGCCGGCTCCCACCCGCCCGCGAGGTAGCAGGCGGCGTACAGGACCGCGACGAGCGGTGTCGGCGCGCCGAGCAGGTCCGCGGGGACGGCCAGGGCGAACGCCGCGAGCGCCAGGGCCGCCCAGCGCACCTCGGGCAGGGACAGCAGACGGGACATGCGATCACCGTACCTTCGCAGGCACGCAGATACGCATACAGGAAGGTGTACTGCGAGCTGTTCAGGTGCTCAGGTGTCGGTGACCGGCGTGCGCCGCGCCGCGAACCGGCGCAGGGTCAGGAACGCGCCCGCAGGACCGGCGGTTCGCCCGTCGACCCCCGGTTGACGCCGACGAGGCCCCGCAGCCGGGGCTCCCCGCCGTACGCGGCGTGCATCCGCGGGCCCGCGGCGAGCAGCCCGCCGTCGACGACGATCTCCTCGCCGGTCACGAACCGCGACGCGTCGCCGCAGAGGAACGCGATCACCTCCGCGACGTCCTCCGGCCGGCCGAGCTCGGGCCAGGGCTGGGCCTCCGCCATCACCGCGGCCGTCACGTCCAGGTCCCCGCCGATCAACGGCGTGACGATCACGCCCGGGCACACGGTGTTGACCCGGATCCGGTCCGCGCCCAGCTCGGCCGCGGCCACCTTGCCCAGGTTGAGCACGGCCGCCTTCGCCGCGGAGTAGGCCTGCGGGCCGGCGCCGCCGCTGAAGGCCGCGACCGACGCCGTGTTCACGATCGCGCCGCCGCGCCCGGCCGCCCGCATCGCGCGGGCCCCGTGCTTGATCCCGAGGAACACGCTGCGGACCAGCACTGCGAACGTGTAGTCCCAGTCCTCGACGGTGATGTCGGTGAGCGCCCCGAACGCGCCCCCGACGCCGGCGTTGTTCACCACCGCGTCGATCCGGCCGAACGCCGAGACGCATCGCGCCACGGCCGCCTCGACGTCGTCCTCGCGGGAGACGTCCGCCCGCACGAACTCCGCGCCGAGCTCGGCCGCGGTCCGCGCACCGGTCTCGCCGTTGAGGTCCGCCAGCACCACCCGCCAGCCGTCCGCCTGCAGCCGCGCGACCGCGGCCCGTCCGATACCGCTCGCGCCGCCGGTGACGAGTGCGGCCGGAGCCTCGTTGCCCATGCCCCGGACGCTACCGGTCCACCCCCTGTGCGCGACGTTTCGCGCTAGAGCGCGAATCGCCGTGCACAACCCCGGCCGA is a window of Pseudonocardia sp. T1-2H DNA encoding:
- a CDS encoding heavy metal translocating P-type ATPase, with the protein product MSRLLSLPEVRWAALALAAFALAVPADLLGAPTPLVAVLYAACYLAGGWEPALEGLRALRERTLDVDLLMIVAALGAAAIGQYLDGALLIVIFASSGALEAVMTARTRAGITGLLDLAPETATRVGLGGEQQVRAADLAVGDEVVVRPGERVPADGTVVDGVTEIDTASLTGEPLPVRRRAGDEVHAGTVNGTGSIRVRVDKDPADTLVAGIAAQVRRAAETKSRRQLFVERVERRYSVLVVVGALALLAVPLAFGADLRETLLRAMTFMIVASPCAIVLATMPPLLAAIAVAGRRGVLLKDATVVETLAEVDAVALDKTGTVTRGRPEVRDVRPLAGTADALLALAAAAEAGSEHVLGRAVVAEARRRGLALAPATDFAAVPGSGVRAVVEGREVWVGRSATPAVDHTVVDVLVDGEPAGTLVLADELRPGARAAVAALAEAVGDAPALLTGDAAGPAEGVAARVGVSRVHAGLLPADKAAIVDGWRAEGRTVLAVGDGINDAPLLATADVGLAVAEGAGSLSAEAADGVLLRGPLGAPAPLVTLARRARRIARANLAFAAAVIVGLVVWDLAGTLPLAVGVAGHELSTVLVCLNGLRLLVRPGWPEAVEGGERHGAQERGHLVGAAP
- a CDS encoding SDR family NAD(P)-dependent oxidoreductase, translating into MGNEAPAALVTGGASGIGRAAVARLQADGWRVVLADLNGETGARTAAELGAEFVRADVSREDDVEAAVARCVSAFGRIDAVVNNAGVGGAFGALTDITVEDWDYTFAVLVRSVFLGIKHGARAMRAAGRGGAIVNTASVAAFSGGAGPQAYSAAKAAVLNLGKVAAAELGADRIRVNTVCPGVIVTPLIGGDLDVTAAVMAEAQPWPELGRPEDVAEVIAFLCGDASRFVTGEEIVVDGGLLAAGPRMHAAYGGEPRLRGLVGVNRGSTGEPPVLRARS